One window of Pocillopora verrucosa isolate sample1 chromosome 9, ASM3666991v2, whole genome shotgun sequence genomic DNA carries:
- the LOC131797051 gene encoding uncharacterized protein has product MDDFIEILPYILCGCCALLFCIVVFLCITVRRIRRDLNELARNGNIYAEPITGGMEERGIKGKTDMKRLSSSATRYTVEPGQPKPANRRSAIHSEPDETVTYLTRPGEETAAQNDGSTTETIALGYVNQAFQSGANADQGCTSTGSDGVFENDQPIYSNDGNEQESCENGAVNEPIYGNWGDMADLNNPELPHRSYTMDIGELS; this is encoded by the coding sequence ATGGACGATTTCATCGAGATATTACCTTATATATTGTGTGGGTGTTGCGCACTTCTTTTCTGCATTGTTGTGTTCCTGTGCATCACTGTGAGGCGAATCCGTCGGGACCTGAATGAACTCGCAAGAAATGGAAACATTTACGCTGAACCCATAACAGGTGGCATGGAAGAGAGAGGAATCAAAGGTAAGACTGACATGAAAAGGTTGAGCTCGTCCGCAACCCGTTACACTGTGGAACCAGGCCAACCAAAGCCAGCAAACAGGAGGTCTGCGATACATTCAGAACCGGATGAAACTGTCACATACCTTACCAGGCCTGGTGAAGAGACTGCTGCTCAGAACGATGGCTCGACTACCGAGACTATTGCCTTGGGATACGTCAATCAAGCTTTCCAATCAGGTGCTAATGCCGACCAAGGATGCACCTCCACCGGCAGCGATGGTGTATTCGAGAACGACCAACCAATTTATAGCAACGATGGCAATGAACAAGAGAGTTGCGAAAATGGGGCAGTGAACGAGCCAATATACGGGAACTGGGGCGATATGGCGGATTTGAATAACCCTGAACTGCCCCACAGATCATATACTATGGATATTGGTGAACTTAGTTGA